The segment attttaaatatttttattacaCACCTTACGTAAAAATACACTTATTCTATATATAATGCATCTAATAAAATAGCCAtaaattgttaaaatggttagtTTTTTCCACATCTCTAACTAACACAATTCTTAATTTGCAATAATACCATATTGCATCATATGCATGGCATGTGCATACATTTTGGTCAACCAAGATTCAAATATATATGTTTGACCCCCTTTCTCCTTTGAACATCACACACACTCATTAGACATCATAAAAATGTCTTATTTTCTCCTCTCTAGATTTCTTGAATTACTTGTAATACTTTCATTTgctcatttttcattttcaacacaaattCAACAAACTTTCGATCAATGCCTTTCTACCATTCAAGTCCCCGACACTTTCTTCACCCCTAACAACCCTAACTTCACAACCCTCCTCAACTCCACTGCCCAAAATCTTCGTTGCTTAACACCTTCGTATCCAAAGCCCCAAGCTATTTTCACCCCGTTGAACGAATACGATGTCCAAACCGCGGTTATCTGTGCGAAAAAACTAGGCATTCATTTGCGGTTCAGAAGCGGTGGTCATGATTATGAAGGAATATCTTTCACTTCTGCTATGGACCCGCCTTTTGTTATGATTGATATGTCAAAAATGCGAGACGTGAACGTTGATCTTGATGACAATTCTGTTTGGGTCGAAGCAGGTGCGACTGTTGGTGAACTGTATTATCGAGTTGCTGAGAAGAGCAGTACGCATGGGATCGCTGCAGGGCTTTGCACGAGCCTAGGCGTTGGTGGGCATATCACCGGCGGCGCGTATGGGTCAATGATGAGGAAATACGGGCTAGGGGTGGATAACGCAATAGACGCGAAAATCGTCAACGCCGATGGAAAAATCATGGATAGGGTTTCCATGGGCGAGGATGTTTTTTGGGCAATCAGTGGAGGTGGTGGAGGTAGTTACGGAGTTATACTTTCCTGGAAACTAAAACTTGTACCTGTTCCGGCCATTGTTACGGTTTTCAATGTTCAAAAAACATTGGAACAAGGTGCTACCAAGATTCTTTACAGATGGCAACAATTGGCATCAAACTTTGATGATGATCTTTTTGTCAGAGTTATTATCAATCCCATGGATATTTCAGGTACAACTAAAAGAACCATAAGTACAACTTATAATGCACTCTTTCTTGGAGGAGTTGACCGGCTTCTAGATATCATGAACAGTAGTTTTCCCGAACTTGGTCTGAAGAAAACCGATTGTTCCGAAATGAGTTGGCTGGAATCGGTCATGTTCATCGCCGGGTATCCCACCACCGTACCGACCACCTTCCTCCTCACCGGAAAACCAGCTTTCTTGAACTACTTCAAAGCAAAATCAGATTTTGTGAAACACCCGATTCCAGAAACTGGATTGGAGGGGATTTGGAAAAGGTTACTAAAAGAAGAACACCCATTAATGATCTGGAATCCATATGGAGGAATGATGGGGAGGATTTCGGAATCATCAACGCCGTTTCCTCACAGAAACGGTGTGCTTTTCAAGATTCAGTATGTGAACATTTGGTCGGTGCCGGAAAAAGAAGCGATGAAGAAGCATTATAAGTGGATCAGGAAGTTTTACAAGTACATGGGTCAGTATGTTTCGATGGATCCAAGAGAAGCTTATGTGAATTACAGAGATCTTGATCTTGGAATGAACGACAAGAATGGCGATAATACGAGCTTTGAGAAGGCAAGTTCATGGGGAAGAAGGTACTATAAAGATAACTTCATGAGGTTGGTGAAGGCGAAGACGGAGTTTGATCCTGATAACTTCTTTAGACATGAACAGAGCATTCCTGTTCTTCCAGGGAAAGGTTTTTGATTTAAAGTCAccttctcattttttttttctcataaatCTGCTTTGTATTTGACAAGTTTTAGTTTAAAATCGATGTTTTGTGTATCTTCGTTAAGAAAGACGAGAAATAATCAAGTTAAAGCATTTGAAGATGGACTtgttcttttccttttttttttttggtcaaCTTGCATTCGTTATGAATTCTTATGTCACGTTAAACAAAACTTTTGATTCAACTAAACAAAACTCTTATAAGGGCGTTTAggctatatatttaattataggaTAATCACCGCTCCATGTTATCAAGTTATTACTTttcaattatttaataaacttactAATTGGAGATTAGAAAAATAACAAGGTTTAAAACTGAAATTAAGAACATAATAAACCAAAAATTACAtaattaaaacttaaaattaCTTGTTGGCATCGTTGTCGTTATTGTTGCTAAGATTCTTGTTGTATATATGCTCCTTCATATCTTCTCGAAGATAGTTGCACATTTCGGTAGATTGTATTTCAATAACTCTCGACGTGTATTCATAGGTTCTTGGTACAACTTGTTGGTACGGATGAAATGTGTCGTTCAGATTATATGTGCAAATTGTCCGACCTTTAGATAAAAGCGTACATTATGTTGTGTATTTTATCATGATTCTAAAGTCAGTGTTTCATGTTTCACTACATGTCATTTCCTTTTGAGGACTCTGAAAGCCTGTTCCATGTCCTACCTAGCCGATTCTCACGTTGTTTgaatattttcatttttcatcctGTGAATATGTGTATGCTTTCACAAAGGTAGCACAATCAAGATATATGTGTATGCTTTCACAAAGGTAGCACAATCAAGATATATCGCGTTAACAAGGTCGTAAATATTTTGTATCCGTGTTCATTCTCCGTGAAAGAGATATAAGATGCTTTTCATATTAGAATATCGTTGAAAATAGGCGATTGTCTGAGAACATTCATTTCATTAACATAAAATTGtgactttatttttttaacaaaaaaaaaaaaaaaaaaaaaaagaaactagCAATCATTATATATTTGGAATTTAGCGAGTTTCACAAAAAGTCCCTGTATTTTAGGCTTATTGACCATAACGTCAATAATATTTTTTAACAGAAAAAGGCACGTAATATTATCGTATTACAATTTTACTGTATTCTTTTTATCTCAGAGAGGTGTTATTTTATTGTTACATAATTGTATTTTATCTGTCTAACTAAGAGTATTGTCTTACTATAAGATTCAAACCTCGATCCGAAAAAGACAGAAAAACAACTATTTTTAGgcaaatgatattttctgttagACTTAGAGAATATAGTAAAATTATAGTAGGATAACATATCTATCTATCAGACATAGTGAAtacaataaaattataataagatATATTTTATGTcggtgataaaaaaaaaataagacaataATTTTGTAGTAAAATAATACTCTATGTATGATAAACAGAAAGAATACATTGATAATACCCTTTGTTAGACAAAAATAATATagtaaaatcatatattttcgaACATAAAGAATATATTATCATTAGAGTAAGATAATACTATTACATTATCATAGTAAGATAAAAATATTGTCTTAAACTGTTAAAAAAACGATTTTATCGTTGATGAATGCAAATTCATGAAGATTACCAATTAAAATCcaaaatatataaatgattacCAGTTTCTTGTCATTTTTGTAAACAATTGCCggtattttttcattttcttttaaaaaaatagtCATGACTTTATTGTTAATAAGCCCATAATATAAGAACTTTGTTTTG is part of the Lactuca sativa cultivar Salinas chromosome 7, Lsat_Salinas_v11, whole genome shotgun sequence genome and harbors:
- the LOC111905434 gene encoding berberine bridge enzyme-like 15, producing MSYFLLSRFLELLVILSFAHFSFSTQIQQTFDQCLSTIQVPDTFFTPNNPNFTTLLNSTAQNLRCLTPSYPKPQAIFTPLNEYDVQTAVICAKKLGIHLRFRSGGHDYEGISFTSAMDPPFVMIDMSKMRDVNVDLDDNSVWVEAGATVGELYYRVAEKSSTHGIAAGLCTSLGVGGHITGGAYGSMMRKYGLGVDNAIDAKIVNADGKIMDRVSMGEDVFWAISGGGGGSYGVILSWKLKLVPVPAIVTVFNVQKTLEQGATKILYRWQQLASNFDDDLFVRVIINPMDISGTTKRTISTTYNALFLGGVDRLLDIMNSSFPELGLKKTDCSEMSWLESVMFIAGYPTTVPTTFLLTGKPAFLNYFKAKSDFVKHPIPETGLEGIWKRLLKEEHPLMIWNPYGGMMGRISESSTPFPHRNGVLFKIQYVNIWSVPEKEAMKKHYKWIRKFYKYMGQYVSMDPREAYVNYRDLDLGMNDKNGDNTSFEKASSWGRRYYKDNFMRLVKAKTEFDPDNFFRHEQSIPVLPGKGF